The DNA sequence TCAATACGGCAAGAgcctgcaggccttcctgctgtgGGGTGGGGTTTAGAagatgggcacaatcctaaccaactttccagcactgacatagctgtgtcaatgtggtgtgcactgcatcctgcagtggggagatagtcaagggggcctcctctagctaagggcatgtttgttgccttaccttgggggcagcattgcggctaagtcagtgctggcaagttggttaggattgtgcccaaaggctgATATTATtgcctggagaagggagagagaagtGCAGACTGGTATGGAGGGTACTTgtaatgattggggggggggggagaatggagcaggggGTTGGGCATGTTTGCATATTCACCTTGATGGCAAGCAAGTTTCCCAACTCACAATGGGCAGGGGGAGTGTCAGAATATTGATGATGACCGTCCATCGTTttcgaagaagaccttgacatctaaggGCTTAGTTGggggggatgtcaagacttgcacgtgaattggattacagtgagggagaggtgcgcatagtcagcctcactctctcttcccagattccatcttactccaatggcaggacaaaaatcgagacggttggagatgggctgggcccggtggttgaccagggcgtcttcGTGTCTTGCCATGCTCTTAGCGTACCATGTCGCTTGCAAAAACCGccttcatgaccgttggtcctattctagttgGACTCATCTGCTCGATCTGCCAGAGTCTGTCCTCACATGCCCGGGATAGACAAATCCCTAACTCACCGATGGTCAATGACCCgacggctaccctcaacctggtttggccagcctgtcgaagctaTTGCCGGGGTGTGGCCGCTGTGCATATTACAGCTACTAGGAGctacaggtgagagctgagtgacaggtggggaccaaaggtggacgagCTGCCCAGAAAGGACacgacatgcccctacaccagaggtgctatccctccctgaacaccccatacACCCCATCAGAATATTAGGTAAACAAGAAAGGGGAAGTGGAGGAGCAGAGTCATCAAGGAGAGGAGTTTTACTGTGGGAGGAAATGGGAGAAATCCAGAAGAGATGGGGTTGACTAGGGGAACGAAAAGGCAACTGTGCCCAGCTTGTGAGAGCCGTTACTTGCATAAAGGATGGTTTCCCTTGTTCTTTAGTTTTGTCACAATTTGTGTCCTCAAAAGAGGTGTTTAGCCCGGTCTGGATAACATACAGCTTTGGGTTATGCACTCTGAGGAGCTTCAGTCTATGTTCAAGACCAAGTGGCCTGTTGGTTAGTGGCTCCAGAAAGGCTCCAGAAAGCCAATTCCTAAAAAGATGTGGAGAAAACCCAACCACCACTAATGAAACCACCAGAAATCAGAATGGTATTTACACACACATCAGCCACACTCAGACCTTTGATCAGATCTATGGGAACAGAGAGAGATGGGGGTGTGTAGCTACAGTGAGTGAGCAGGTGCCTTTTTTGCAAGGACTTGCAATGGAGTAtgttgtgggggcggggggagagagcCAGAGAGCAGGGAACAAATATGTCTTCCAAGTGAACTatgggaagtggagggggggggaaaaagaggtgCCTTGCATAGACAACTAGCAAGAAGGTGGTATGAAAATGAGTTGGCTTTGCCTGAGAGGCCAAGGCAATGCTGTGGAAAACCTTGCGTGTGTCCCCACGCCCAGTTCATTGCTCCCTCTGCCTGTCCATTGAGGGTGCATTTGGAAAGCATATATAGGAGAATCCACCTGAATCAGGCCTGATGGCCATTcagtccagcatcctttttcctgcagaaacccaccaactgcttctggtaGCCGAGAAGTAGTAGATGACCCAAATGTCTGCACCCAGTGAAACCAACAGGGTAGAACTATGATCATTGCACAggaaaatagagagagagagaggaaatgaaTGTctatgttttattattgttgttttgaGGGATTTCCCTTTCTTGGCTTGATAGTCAATTCTTTCCCCACCTTTCCCGTCCCATTTTGATACAGGGATTCATATTCGCAGTCCACAGCTCTATTCAATTTATAGGGATGCAATAAAAAGAGCGCCAACCCTGTGTCCAATATTGCATTCTTAAAAGACAATTTGTGTATTTTGACAATggtgaattttattatttttagagaCGTttggaaaatggtgttatgttactcagaattaagcccattgtgttcagtaagaggctgcaatcttatccacacttacttgggcataagccccattgactatactggatcttacttctgagtagacatgtatatgattgggctctaacagcccaatcctatccacactttcctgggagtaagccccattgactctaatgggacttacttctgagaagacatgcataggattgggctcttgggctgcaatcccatccacagtttcctgggaggaagccccattgactctaatggaacttacttctgaatagacatgcctaggattgggctgtaagctgccCAATAAAGTCTAACCTATTTTACAAACACCCCTAATTTTTCATCTCTTTTCTATCCCAACTGTTCAGTACTTAATACATTTCAATGCTTTAATACATTTGATATGTCTTATTCTGAACTATTATATCTCTGGGTAACATCTGTCAACAAACTGGTATTCTGTGTCAATATTTGCTGGGAATGTGGTGtcgctcagtggcgtcactagggaatgcagggggtgtggaccgcGCCAAGTCGTACCACTAGTgctcaaaattttggaaaccttttggagaATTtacatttatgaataataccatcatacaaTATATTACTAAAAaggtactttcatgcagaatgtaatggaacaaatggtgttgaattatctgtagtctatcaaatgttatgtccaattaaccagaaaaaaacacaactgccttatgtaacaagagGATTTCCTAACTCAAACCGACcattgagactgattgttccaagagccaataagGTGGTGCTATGACACAGCAGGGGACCGATAAGTACGAATCAGTTCTCTTTTCCATGTATGGgagctcttattcagttgtgtgagtgtcatcaaattgTCCTGTTTTTTGTTagtgactgatttgttgggtaacctgtacagTTATATATTAAAGTTAAtgagggtgacaccaaccctagtgatgccattgcatttaggctgtgcatatgatattgtaacttattctgtatggtttggtatgggaggaggtccatcatgggagtgacaccaatgagttcttgcactgggtgacgcctCTGGTCTCGATCAATCCCAGGAGACATGAATGTTTTAGGAATGTATGTACATTAGGAATGTATGtattggaatttggatgcaatgctgcctgcaggactctggagggtactgtaatgtccagtcacctgagacctcATTACATGCCCTTCTATGGTTCTTGCACggtgtggtccttaacactaattctcccttcctttttacactctctcttccttccagACCATGGAAGGAGAAGAACATGCTCTGCCAAGGCTCCATGCCCCCCAGGCTCATCCTCACCAGACtgccacacaaagggaacagctctagggctctctgttccaaagtagtaGTACCTTTGATCATAATCAGAAGATGCATGTAAACAATTAGGAACAAAGATGGAGTGCAACATACTTCCCTCCCTCTTGCAATGTTTCGCTCCCACTCATCCATTGACCAAACAATGAGATTTGATTGGGCTCAGTTTATTTAAGATTTGAAGCAGAGAAAAATACACTCCCATGCAAGTTCTGTGCCATACTACCTATCCAGACACTATCTAGACAACGTCCCCCATCAAATGCTAAAGTGGTCATTCTTCCCCCGCCAAATGAGATGACAAGGATGCAATTGCCTGAAGAGAAAGAAATTGCAGAATTTTGATTATGCTGTGAGAGGATCCATGTTCACCAGCAGATAATCTATTCTTGATTTTAAGCAGGATCATCACATTCAGTCACTGCAGCCTTCTGTCAGTTTTGAGaggtctcttcctttgcagtatctCTTCCAAGCCACCCTAAATGCAAGTAAGTAAGTATGGGTCACATGACCGATCTGTTGACATGGGCCTCCTGTGTGGAGCTAAGTGTGcttgtcataaacatgccataaggtacatttgcacaAACTTGAGAGTTGGGGAAGCCGGCGCAATGATGCGCGCCAGCCTCCCTGCGCCAACACGGGCTCCAGGCCCAGTGAGCTTGTGCTGGCCATTCCAAGCCAGCGCAGGGGTTTGCGTGGTgtgtggggagtgtggggagaaggtggggagcagGCGTTTTGTGGCGGGGAAGGGCGACAaggcattcccggggggggggcaggtagggagcaggaggcagggcaagGATCTGGTAGTTACGCTGGATCCTAGCCACTTTCCTGAGCAGTCGGGGGCAGTTCCggactacttggatttgcaccacctctttaggtggcacagatctgaggaaccccactggggctgctgcagtgcaacatggggtaaggggaatcttTTCCCCATGCCTTGGGCTGGCCTTCAGTCATCCCGGCCTGCCTGttacagtgcaagttaggactgcactgccCTGGAAGTTTCCAGGAAATGTTTTTCCTATTTGCTCACCTTTCCTCCAGGCCAGTCTTTCCTATCCTGGAGGTGTATCAGCCCATCTACTTCCTCCTCATCTCTGTATTTTAAAGGTGGGaagggtggaagaggaagtgtgtggaaGAAAAGAGAGTGGCAGCCTAGAGAGTCCCCTGGGAGGCACTGGGCCAAGACTGACTAGGCGTCCTTCAGGGTCTTGGCAGCAaatgcacacaccagatcctaagcccccccttttttttttacctaaccCCTTTCTCTGCTAGaacctctttctctcctctttccctctttctctttcactcttttctttctctctcttgcaccccctttctctcttcaaacTTACACCAATActgtagctggcacaggtctgaggagactcataggctaCCACAAAGCctatgaagaggtaagtaaaattttttgcttacctctggcaggccttctgattcCCCCCGCCACTGTtttgcagcacatgctccaccagtgcaggtgCATTGGTGTCCATGGTGGGTGATGGGATTGCGCAGTTACCTGTGGCTGAACTGAAGGTTGAGAAAAAGAGATGGACTTACCAGGCATTCATCCCGTTGGGGTCACGGACAATTCTCTTTGCACAGGCAATATCATCACTGATGTCGTCATCCTCGAAACCTGTCAGAAAGATTTCAGAGAACAAATATGGTTTGGGGGGTTTTCCAAAATGGAGTTTGCTTTTTCCAACCCATTATGCAAACACCCCTATTGCACAAATACCACATCACCAAAGTCACATAAAAGGACATTCCCAGTAGCTGCCTCCACAGCTGTGGAGCTCCTTTTCCTGAGGCATCTGTCAAGGTTGAAGGCTGGATACTCTTTGGAAGAATTATCAGACTTTCCATGTTGGACTGATATTCATCTGCTTGGGTTATATGTGAGGAGGGTAATTTTAGTGATTAGAAACGTAGAGGAGATTTGAATTTTTGAAGCATTGCATGCTTCTTGGTTGAAAAGTAGGACATAAATTTCCTCATTATTAGTCATAATTAGTAAtatgttattaatattaataataatgcatTTCTCCAGAAGGGGCAACATtgctttttaatgcatttttgggAGTATCTACTTCATCACTATGTAGTAGTAGCCCTAGTGCATTCACATTTTCTAAAGTACTCTGGTCTTTCAAAACATCATCTATCTGTTCAAAAAATGTCACAGTATTTTTACCATTTATCCCCTAGAACAGttgctcccaaactttttagcactgggactcacttttttaaacgacactctatcgtgacccacctagtttgaccagacttttttaaaaagccgaTCTAGCAAgagatatttatttataagtaataataaccagaaaaaaataacTTCAAACTTTTATCaacctatatttacacatgcttgtaaagtgcaggagctgtgctctttGCAGGGAAATTGGCAGCTATAATATCTgattttgaataacctcagggcttgaggcaattcatgatctttccatcaccctttggccacccaccaaaaatcaggtcacgatccACCATTAGGTCCCAattcaaagtttgggaaccactgccctagaagtaTCTTACTTACTGGTGCAGTTGGTATTGCATCCATTAGCTGTTCTGCCCTCTCCGTTGTCACACCACCAGCGGCTGTTTATCTGAAAAATTCCATAGTCACGGCTGCCATTACGGTTCATTCCCACAGCCCTGCTGTTGTATCTACTTTCATAGGAAGCCATACAGATCCCTGGAAtaaaaaaaggggaaaagggTCTATAATGGAAGTGTGGTGAGGTGGTTGAATCATTTTCCTTAAGACATTCATTTGCAACGTTTTAAAATCAAATGCGTCCGACTCTGGACTCACGCAGTTCACCGTGCAGACCCCTACTCCAGTGAGAATTCAGCAACACCCTGCCTGGCCATGCCGAGAGTGTTTGTCTCCCAGTAGAGGAACAAAGGAGCTCCTCTCAGCCTTGCAAGATTGCTTCCCAAGCAGTGGTgttcctctggggggggggcagtactaagttttgcagggcacctcaccatgtaagctgccccttccctttGCTGTCAGGGCCATGTCATGCAGGCATCTCTGATCCcattgcttggaatggctccaatggcaagttgGGGTGCTCTGCAGaagagatgcctccactttgctttcattatctggaatggctctgacagcaaagGGATCAGAGATGCCTGCACTTTGTTCTTgtcgcccggaatggctctgacagcaaaggggagggacagcttacatggtgaggtgctctgcaaaacttagtgcggtgccccttcccccccccccagggaataCCACTGTTCTCAAACCAGAGATTAGAAGCTCCTGCCAGCACAGCAGGAGAgtaagggaaggtggggagggcaggggaggaagggaggctgaTAGCTAGGGAAGTGAATGATTTGGTCATCCTGagacacatgagagagagagagagagagagtaccagCACAGGCAGAGTGCATCTAGGGGATATTTGTAATCTACctagggggaggaaccaggaagGAATGGAACCAGAGGACTCCTGTATAGTTCAAAGAAGGCCTGTGATGAGGAGGCTGGAGAGAGTGACTTGTGAGGTGGGAAACCAGTCCATTGCCTCCTGCCAAGGAGCGCTGGCTTTTACTTCAGCTGGTGAAGGAACTGCCCAGGTTGGTGGAGGAGGACTGGGGTGCAGTAGTGTATCTGGGCAGAAAATTGGGGCCAGGTGATGCGATGATGCCCCAGTGTCATCACACCACCCCTCCATGCCTACGTAGACACCCCCTCCTCCACACATGCTTGACCCTGGTGCTGTAcacagctccatttggagctgtaGGGTAgccagggtgggtgggaaggcccaTTTTGCGGTGCTTCCGTGTGCCGACAGGTAGGTACTGTCACCACCCCTTCAGCAGAGATAGtggaaaactgccactctgcCATGGGGGGGGTAATGGCCCACCCCACCGCCTGCCCTACTGCTGGGATGAATCTACCCTCTGAGACTTGAGTAGAGCACTGGCCACCTTGTCTGATTAGGGCAAGTGAGAAGTCCCTGCTGCAGGTAAGAGGGAATTGGGGAAAGAAATAAGCAGAGTCCATGGGGCCAACCAGAATACCTTACAGAGTAGAATGGAAAAAGTTTCTGTAAAAGTCTAGCAAAAAGATATACCATATCATTCACCCttagctcagtggcagacctgccgtTTACTGAaagaggcaaatgccctgggtgcggaGTGTCCCGCACCTCCAGGACTGCGTGGAAGCCTTACTAAGGCTCCCAACGCAGTTGGAAACTaggcttctggtttgctggaagcataGTTTAAGAGTGTGGGGAAGCCTTCCCTGGTgcgtcctggagttgcacgaggctcggttttgctccaggtgagtcgggggcagatttgcacatggggtgGTGGCATCCCGTGAAGGGGGGCATCACAAACCTTTACCCTAAGGTACAGGGTAAGTGGTCTGCCACTTCCTTACTGAAACTGTCAAAATGGCAGCTAACCCAAGATGCTTGCAAGTGATTTTATTTGCAAAGTGCCCTATAAATTGGTCACAGTAGGTCTTTAAGAGATCTTCACTCTACCTGAGATGTAAGCGACCCCTCCAAAGAGCTCCACTGGTTGGCTTTCTGCAGATACTTTGGTGGTAGAGAAATATACTTTCTTTCCTGCCATCATCACCATGAGGAAATCCTTAGAGTGCTAGTTCATGTTCAGTTGGAGTCGTCTCTTGCCATCATTCTAGAGTCTAGAGTTCCCTAGCATCAAAAGCCTCGACGCCACATCCAATAGCTTGGGCAGGGAAACAGCTGGGCAGCAGGGTAGATGGTATGCCAAGAGAATCCCAACCCAATGTTGAACCCTTTACCTCAAGTGTAGGTATTCAAATCCTGATCACTCCTGGATTGGACACCTGACCCAGACTACATTACCAGGCTATTGCTGCAGAACTGGAGCTGGAGTAAAACTAGAACTAGAAGGAGCCGCCATATCACTCAAGACATAAGAAACATCTGCCTGGAGGTTATAGAAAGCTCAAGCTCCTAGGGACAATTTTACTTATAGTGGCTGAAGGCAAACAAAGGGAGCCCATTGCGGTACTATTGAAAGCACACGATACTCCTTCTTTTGGCAAAAGTGTTTTGCACATCAGCTCCCTTATAGCAAGAGTGACAATTCACACCACAGGGTGTCATGTGAGGCTTGACCCTTCACTTCTGTTGACAAAGAAATGAATGGATCTCACTCTGCAATGAAGTGTAATGAGGTGGACATTTTAACCCCTGAttaattccccctctccactgaGGAGGTCACTAAGAGAGGTTGAAATAGGGTGAACTGTTTCAGAGTGAACTGGACTTCAGCCCAGCCCTAACACATTACTTTGCAGGAGTGGAGTAAAGCAAGACAAACTCACAATCGCCCAGGCTGTAGCCATAATATCCATCCATGTTTTGCTCCTTCAAAAGCGCTACCAGCTCACACTCCTCAAAGACTCTGGCTTCATTCACTGCAATGAGCAGGCAGAGGAGGATGAGAGCCAAGACCTTCATCCTGACAGCTCCGTGGATGCACCCGATGCAAAGATGCACCCAAAACCGCAGTGCCTTTTATTATCCAAGTTCTGGCAGCTGTCCACATGGTTTATAGAAAGTGCCACAATTGTGGAAGTAAATGTGCAACAGTAGCCAGAACAAAATAAGAAGTCCAAATGGTTTATAGGAACTACTATGACAGTGACTGTAATTGTGCAAtaatgtgtgtgttggcaaccttcagtctcgaaagactatggtatcgcgctctgaatggtggttctggaacatcttctagtgtggctgaaaaggccgattcgggagtgacaatcccttccacaccgggagcaagtgcagtctgtccctggtctgtctccctggctatgggccttccttctttgcctttttgcctcagtctgttggccaagtgtctcttcaaactgagaaatgttgcacagcctgcctccaagcaggccgctcagaggccagggtttcccacctgttgaggtccactcctaaggccttcagatccctcttgcagatgtccttgtatcgcagctgtggtctacctgtagggcactttccttgcacgagttctccatagaggagatcctttgggatctggccatcatccattctcacaacatgaccgagccaacgcaggcatctctgtttcagcagtgcatacatgctagggatttcagcacattccaggactgtgttgtttggaactttgtcctgccaggtgatgccaaggatgcgtcggaggcagtgcatgtggaaagcgttcagtttcctctcctgttgtgagcaaagagtccatgactcgctgcagtacagaagtgtactcaggacgcaagctctgtagacctggatcttggtatgttccgtcagcttcttgttggaccagactctctttgtgagagagtTATCTCGGCAATAATATTATCTGTGCAATAATAGACAAACAAAATAAGTGTTGTAAATCTGTCTTGAACGATCACCAGGCAAGAGCGATGAAAGGGTTGCCTTCAAATGAAGAGGTGGAAGTGCTGATAATTGCCCACCAACTTGATATACCACCATGTTCCTCAAGATGACTAGGTATGATTGACAGTTCTCAGATCTCTGGTCCCCAGGAAACAGTGAAGGTGACGTAACAGACAAGGTTGGGTATAGACACTGCTGCTACAGCCACCACCTGAGCATCCAGGAGCAATCTGACATTTCCTGTGTCAGATCCAGGAGTGCCTCTAAATCGTGAATCTGAATTATAACTGGGAGTTCAGCCCTATGCAGAACAGTTCCCAGTGATGGGAAAattcagtgtggcttgactcgagtcgagtcactgCCTCCCATGACTTGAAAAatgtcataatgggggcactttccaagtcaccctgtaatgactctaatggactcaagtcaagtcactgccccttcctttaaaaagccagctgttgAAAAAACGGGGCTGGTGCCAGagtatgtgtgtgttggagctctctttacCACTCTCCTGGTgttcccacccatctgtaaacaggatgggaggggtgggtgggatggtaagagagccaggacagaaacagggagagggagaagtgtcacaagcagcagctgtgaagcttaccaggacaactcaatccttggcagctctactcagaagtagtcccactctagctggtcattcaatgaggcttactcccccAAGTTACGCTGGAGCCAAGAAGCTACGAGGTTGGGAAGCAGaatcaggcaaaagagttttctcatgcctccctgggcttctacagccaatcataaggcaagaattcccttgggctctgcctcctgcactccctcagccaatgaaaatacccAAATGTCCATAGTTTATCCAATGATCattagttccttccttcctacctgagatggggaaaaagaactaattcctgcctcccacccaattAATTAATCTTTCACTGCCAAGTAGCTGGAacgccctgctgcttgcctggtcagaatgtttgccccacaaggttttccacaccgcgaaaacagtgagcaagcacacccagacacaggcagacttgactCAGCATGTGTGGAGATGGGTGcagagtcaggggggccctgattCAAGTctctttcagagtcttccatgcacgtgaCTCACGAGTCATCGAGTCAgtccaaatcacacattttcacaacttgagtccgagtcactgactcaatTTCCCAACACTGACAGTTCCATATATAACCATAGATCATCCCATTCCTGAACCATCAACATGTCCATTTTGTCTGGATTATTTTTTCATCTAGTTGTCATCATTCTTTCCCTTGCTAGCGCCATACAGAGAATCTGTTTCCCAGCTccagcactttttaaaataatatttttgatTAGATAATGAAGCAATGGCATATGAATTCCTTTCCATGCACAAGCCAAGCAGAAACAAAAAACAATGCACAGGTGTTAAACTATCACAAGCACTCAAGGGAGAATAGACCTTGTACAAAGGCGGACCAGGATTGCCCAAGCAAGTCTTTTGAAAAATGTTGATGGTTTATTAGCAAGTGAgaaaagtttggggggggggtttgaaagtGATAAAAAGCAGGGCTGGTCCAGCCATAAGGATGACAGTAGCAGCCATGTCAAATGGGGGGAGGTGCAGCAATCTGATAACAGGATGTCCTGCACTCAATTGCTGTCTACTGTCCCCTCCAGCCTTCCGCTCTTCAAGCTTCACTTCTGCCACCTGGTCCACCCAATTCTGTTGAAACAAACATTATGAGTGAAGCATGCTGGAACTTCTCCCAACATGCTCTGCCCATTTGTTTGTGGCAAAATGGGTCAGCAGGAGCAAGTGGGAGGGCAAGGAGGCAACAGCAATGATGTTACAGGAGAACTGAAGGTAGGGGCTTGTCTGGATCACTGTGCCACTCTGCCTCACCTTGCCACCCTCTCCTTATCCATACAGGTGCAggtgaggaggtggtggcagcaacaaTGATCACGGGTGCAGATCTTATTAGggttgatttggggggggggatttttttgCATGCATTTCAATCTGAGACTTGTCAGGAgacatttgtttattttattatctTTTGCATTTCCATGTCACCTTTTGGCCAGAAAGGTCTCCGAGGCTGCTCACAAGATCGACAAATTCAGTTCACTTCAATGacagagcaaaacaaaaatgtcATGCTAAAAACAGCAGCCAAAGATAGAAACAGACAATGTCAGTCTCACAACCGAAGATTCCAAATGTGGGAAGAATTATCGCATACTAAAGTCTCACCAGGACAGAGCTGCCTTTAGAGCTGAGGgagaaaatttgattttttgcctAGATTATATTGCATTTGCTCTACGTTTAGGCCTTTGTCCAGTGTCAAAAAGCATGACTCCCTCTTGTCTGCATCAAACATCATTCCCTTTGGGTGAGAGGAGCCACATACACCAGTGGCGCTGAATTATTGCTGTGTGAAGCATTAAGAGTGATCTCAGCTCTCCCCTGTGGTATGCATAGTAGCTTATTTAGCttctgctaaagagaaggaggtttgcttgatttcaatgggagccCTGAGCCCTGGGTTactttttactggggggggggggttgagcttGGGGAGGTGCAGTATTTTGAAAAATTCTTTGAAGATGACTTGCCAGGAACTGATCTGAGGCAGCaacagtgaaaagaaaaaaaggaggcattttagcttcttttccaaacaggaagggaaTTGAAGGTGCTTATGGCAgttgtgaggaggctttgtgaggTGTACAGTGCTGCACCTCCATAGCTACAGCCCTCATACAGATTACAGTTCCCATAAGCGCTTtcatttctcttcctgtctggagaagaagctaaaatggctgcctctgaatgccgcaattactagtaaaaattctcctttttcctccaccccagtgtcctgcttctcagttcCACCTCCCACTTCACCAGATAGCTGCTAAGCTTTCCTTTCCAGAGGCCCCTGCTCCATTCATTGTATTGACCCacgtataagtcgacccaggtattcaggctcaatttttaggcataatttttttgacttataggtgagtatataCAGTGTTTTGGAGTCTTGCCCAACATGCTTGTTATGGTGGTTGATTGACAAGTATGCTTTATTGTTATCTCTTTGTTCCTTAGTGCTATAAGAAGTGTTTGAATCCTAAAATCTTGGTCAGATGCCTGAAAGCTTCTCTCCACAGTGCTGTCAATGAACCCAGATAAGTAC is a window from the Tiliqua scincoides isolate rTilSci1 chromosome 2, rTilSci1.hap2, whole genome shotgun sequence genome containing:
- the LOC136639336 gene encoding lysozyme C, milk isozyme-like, which translates into the protein MKVLALILLCLLIAVNEARVFEECELVALLKEQNMDGYYGYSLGDWICMASYESRYNSRAVGMNRNGSRDYGIFQINSRWWCDNGEGRTANGCNTNCTSFEDDDISDDIACAKRIVRDPNGMNAWVAWKRYCKGRDLSKLTEGCSD